A section of the Verrucomicrobium sp. GAS474 genome encodes:
- a CDS encoding GDSL-type esterase/lipase family protein has product MKKLLLLALLGASACAHAQDKVNSPNFQGAARSNLDMGGHSVIGAGAVSIGSGSGAVSVSASSGGLNVSGAGGTGGVTIQGNTFNAANQLVKLDGGGMLLPQFLPKATSSILGAVKIGGGLAVAGDGTLSLPVASASVLGGVKIGSGLAIDGSAILSLDASATTQGNAFNAPGKLVKLNTDQYFIFEGDSITAGAFATHPFSYYFASMSFASGRGTIINDAVSGSTISPGSGSGNNVSDRYNSNVKPYRPSASGGSGGATAYLFLMIGTNDIGNLGNTGSQVITALGTYCAQARSDGFTLVLSTITPRTSAYGWTATMEGYRQQVNSAIRNGTIPCDILIDYAAALSNPADTGLYYDGLHPLDAGQQVLARYLNGVMAGKGAGVPATPGYTDVPFAGMNFTGPITFPQNSKLTDGSSNTLSFFSSGSIPSGPSFGVSTANVYLDAAGGSSSEIGIGKNHTGSKILLRGYELNADTEHGMTLNRQRHRRHSNPSHALHGKSDIRYHRVAIQ; this is encoded by the coding sequence ATGAAAAAACTCCTCCTCCTCGCCCTCCTGGGCGCCTCCGCCTGCGCTCACGCTCAGGACAAGGTCAACAGCCCCAACTTTCAGGGCGCTGCCCGAAGCAATCTCGACATGGGCGGCCACTCCGTCATCGGCGCAGGGGCGGTTTCCATTGGCTCCGGTTCCGGGGCGGTTTCCGTCTCGGCCTCCTCCGGCGGGCTGAACGTCAGCGGAGCAGGCGGAACCGGTGGAGTCACCATTCAGGGAAACACCTTCAACGCTGCCAACCAGCTTGTGAAGCTCGATGGTGGGGGCATGCTTTTGCCGCAGTTTCTTCCGAAGGCCACCAGTTCTATTCTGGGGGCTGTGAAGATCGGCGGTGGATTGGCTGTGGCGGGCGATGGAACCCTTTCACTGCCCGTGGCATCCGCCTCGGTCCTGGGCGGCGTCAAAATCGGTTCCGGCCTCGCAATCGACGGTAGCGCTATCCTCTCTTTGGACGCTTCGGCAACAACGCAGGGGAATGCGTTCAATGCGCCCGGAAAATTGGTCAAGCTGAACACCGACCAATACTTCATTTTCGAGGGCGACTCGATCACGGCGGGCGCGTTCGCAACACATCCCTTCTCCTATTATTTCGCCTCGATGTCCTTCGCGTCCGGGCGCGGAACGATCATTAATGATGCCGTTAGTGGGAGCACGATCTCTCCGGGGTCGGGATCGGGAAATAACGTATCCGATCGCTACAACTCCAACGTGAAGCCCTATCGCCCGTCAGCGAGCGGCGGAAGCGGTGGAGCGACCGCTTATCTGTTCCTCATGATCGGGACGAACGATATAGGGAATCTCGGTAATACCGGATCGCAGGTCATCACCGCCCTCGGCACCTACTGCGCCCAGGCGCGGAGCGACGGCTTCACGTTGGTGCTCTCCACGATCACGCCCCGGACGAGCGCCTACGGCTGGACAGCGACAATGGAGGGCTATCGTCAGCAGGTGAACAGCGCCATTCGTAACGGAACAATTCCCTGCGATATCCTGATTGATTACGCCGCCGCGCTCTCGAACCCAGCTGACACTGGGCTCTACTACGATGGACTCCACCCGCTCGACGCGGGGCAGCAGGTACTGGCGCGATATCTCAATGGCGTCATGGCTGGCAAAGGGGCGGGTGTTCCTGCGACGCCCGGCTACACGGACGTGCCTTTCGCAGGCATGAATTTCACCGGCCCCATCACGTTTCCGCAAAACTCCAAGTTAACGGACGGCAGCTCCAACACCCTCTCGTTTTTCTCTAGCGGGTCGATCCCTAGTGGCCCTTCTTTCGGCGTCTCGACGGCGAACGTTTATTTGGACGCCGCGGGGGGATCGAGTTCCGAAATCGGAATCGGCAAGAATCACACCGGGTCTAAAATCCTGCTCCGCGGGTATGAACTCAATGCCGACACCGAGCACGGAATGACTTTAAATAGGCAACGTCATCGACGGCACTCCAATCCTTCACACGCTTTACACGGGAAATCCGATATTCGATATCATCGAGTCGCCATCCAATGA
- a CDS encoding ImmA/IrrE family metallo-endopeptidase: protein MSEPSSPHPAITFLEVCQSVLEVLASIPNLQPPINIMGDVREAIEKRLSVGVAFKIHFEENTWTPEALIGMLLRYKDRARVIYPGINNGCWRRFIMAKELAHLIIDTDPSRFTTDPIRLVQELINKAPLQVDGSQPFESERYAIYVAYELMIPWQFNAECLARLAAGQTTLDLAKWLRVPQKAVEFVLSSDYQASRKKAYGQLSPMPL from the coding sequence ATGTCGGAGCCGTCTAGTCCGCACCCCGCCATCACCTTCCTCGAAGTCTGCCAGTCAGTCCTTGAGGTGTTGGCCAGCATTCCGAACCTTCAGCCCCCCATTAACATCATGGGGGATGTCCGAGAGGCCATCGAAAAACGCCTATCGGTGGGTGTTGCTTTCAAGATCCATTTCGAGGAGAACACCTGGACTCCGGAGGCCCTCATCGGGATGCTCCTGCGATATAAAGACCGCGCCCGGGTTATCTATCCCGGAATCAATAATGGGTGCTGGCGTCGCTTCATCATGGCGAAGGAATTGGCCCATCTGATCATCGACACCGATCCCAGTCGCTTCACAACTGATCCGATTCGCCTTGTTCAAGAGCTCATCAACAAAGCGCCACTGCAGGTCGACGGCAGTCAGCCGTTCGAGTCAGAAAGATACGCCATTTACGTGGCTTACGAACTGATGATCCCGTGGCAGTTCAATGCCGAATGCCTCGCTCGCCTGGCTGCTGGACAAACTACTCTTGATCTCGCGAAATGGCTTCGCGTCCCGCAGAAGGCCGTTGAATTCGTTCTGTCGTCCGATTATCAGGCCTCGCGGAAAAAGGCATACGGGCAACTCTCTCCAATGCCGCTTTAG